A part of Lactobacillus sp. ESL0700 genomic DNA contains:
- a CDS encoding TatD family hydrolase, which produces MELIDNHTHLQDEPFRGKEEFYIDRAKQLGVTKMICAGQDPDFNKRAIDLSQRFDNVYAMVGYCPDVAKDYNQQAEDLLIEQLQIPGVVAMGEIGLDYYWDESPRDVQKRVLARQIEVAHELHLPVDIHTRDAFSDCYDILKSSNLEYGAILHSFNGDVSWLKKFMKLNVCFSYSGVVSFTKATEVHESARQTPLDRLLIETDAPFLTPKPYRGRQNEPGNVYYVAQAIAELKNIPIEEVAAATYANTVRVYGLN; this is translated from the coding sequence ATGGAATTAATTGATAACCATACCCACTTACAGGATGAACCTTTTCGGGGTAAGGAAGAATTTTACATTGACCGTGCCAAGCAACTAGGCGTTACGAAGATGATTTGTGCGGGACAAGACCCAGACTTTAATAAGCGGGCGATAGATCTTAGTCAGCGTTTTGATAATGTCTATGCGATGGTCGGTTATTGTCCTGATGTGGCTAAGGATTACAATCAGCAGGCTGAAGACTTGTTAATTGAGCAGCTGCAGATACCCGGTGTGGTCGCAATGGGCGAGATTGGTCTTGACTACTATTGGGATGAATCGCCGCGTGATGTGCAAAAAAGAGTATTGGCACGTCAGATTGAAGTGGCCCATGAATTGCATTTGCCAGTTGATATTCATACGCGCGATGCGTTTAGTGATTGCTATGATATTTTGAAAAGTAGCAATCTGGAATATGGTGCGATTTTGCACAGCTTTAACGGGGATGTTTCGTGGTTAAAGAAGTTCATGAAGCTAAATGTTTGTTTTTCTTACTCTGGTGTAGTTTCCTTTACTAAGGCAACCGAAGTCCACGAGTCCGCAAGGCAAACACCGCTCGACAGACTGCTAATCGAGACGGATGCGCCGTTTTTGACGCCGAAACCGTATCGCGGCAGACAAAATGAGCCGGGGAATGTTTATTATGTGGCTCAGGCAATTGCTGAACTGAAAAATATTCCAATAGAAGAGGTTGCTGCGGCAACTTACGCAAATACTGTGAGAGTTTATGGTCTTAACTAA
- the metG gene encoding methionine--tRNA ligase, producing the protein MADKKTFYVTTPIYYPSGRLTIGNAYTTIAADTMARYKRSQGYDTFFLTGTDEHGLKIEQKAEKQGIKPQEFVDKMVVMYKKLWKSLDISYDKFIRTTDEEHVKSVQKIFEKLLKQGDIYLGEYVGWYSVEDEEYFTESQLAEVYKDDAGNVVGGKAPSGHEVQLVKEPSYFFKMSKYADRLQQYYKDHPDFILPHSREKEMVNNFLKPGLEDLSVTRTTVSWGIPVPSDPKHVVYVWIDALSNYITALGYGSDDDSLFKKYWPADVHLVGKEIVRFHTIYWPIMLMALGLPLPKHVIGHGWVLMKDGKMSKSKGNAVYPESITSRYGVDALRYYLMRALPFGSDGVFTPEDFVERVNYDLANDLGNLLNRTVSMINQYQDGNVAPVAATQNELGKQLAAAAEETIADYKQNMDKLYFTQAIEGIWKFIGRANKYIDETTPWALNKEGKKEELSLVMSNLAESLRIVALLIAPIMTRTPVEMFKQLGLDWENADQKKLAFGDYAWGVKVTEKPTPIYPRLKPEEEVKYIKDEMAKAKPKKQSRSEQGKDPDITIDDFDKVKIQVGKILSVEPVQGSSKLLKFQLDFGNGDERQILSGIRKYYPNASELLDRKVLAVTNLKPRKMVGQLSQGMLLSSEKNGEVKLALVGDEHEVGAQLG; encoded by the coding sequence ATGGCTGACAAAAAAACTTTTTATGTTACAACCCCAATCTATTATCCATCCGGCCGTTTAACGATCGGTAATGCATACACAACAATCGCTGCTGACACGATGGCCCGCTACAAGCGTAGTCAAGGCTACGATACCTTCTTTTTAACTGGGACTGATGAGCACGGTTTGAAGATTGAACAAAAGGCTGAAAAACAAGGCATCAAGCCGCAAGAGTTCGTGGACAAGATGGTGGTCATGTATAAAAAGTTGTGGAAGAGTCTTGACATTTCTTACGACAAATTTATTCGGACAACTGATGAAGAACACGTTAAGAGTGTACAAAAGATTTTTGAAAAACTCTTAAAACAAGGCGACATCTATCTTGGTGAATACGTTGGTTGGTACTCAGTTGAAGATGAGGAATACTTTACCGAATCACAATTAGCTGAGGTTTATAAGGACGATGCCGGCAACGTAGTTGGTGGTAAAGCACCATCAGGCCACGAAGTACAACTGGTTAAGGAACCATCATACTTCTTTAAGATGAGCAAGTATGCTGACCGTTTGCAACAATATTACAAGGACCATCCTGACTTTATCTTGCCTCATTCCCGGGAAAAGGAAATGGTTAATAACTTCTTGAAGCCAGGACTAGAAGACCTATCAGTTACGCGGACGACAGTTTCTTGGGGTATCCCTGTTCCAAGTGATCCTAAACACGTGGTTTATGTTTGGATTGATGCACTGTCAAACTATATTACGGCTTTAGGTTATGGCTCTGACGATGATTCCTTATTTAAGAAGTATTGGCCAGCCGACGTTCATTTGGTTGGTAAGGAAATTGTCCGCTTCCACACAATTTACTGGCCAATTATGTTGATGGCATTAGGTTTGCCGCTGCCAAAACATGTTATTGGTCATGGCTGGGTCCTGATGAAGGACGGCAAGATGTCCAAGTCTAAGGGTAATGCCGTTTATCCAGAATCAATTACTAGCCGTTATGGTGTTGACGCTTTGCGTTACTACCTGATGCGTGCTTTGCCATTTGGTTCAGACGGTGTCTTCACGCCAGAAGACTTCGTGGAACGCGTAAATTATGATTTGGCTAATGATTTGGGCAACCTGCTTAACAGAACGGTGTCAATGATTAACCAATATCAAGATGGCAATGTTGCGCCAGTTGCTGCAACCCAGAATGAATTGGGCAAGCAACTAGCTGCTGCTGCAGAAGAAACAATTGCAGATTACAAGCAAAACATGGATAAACTTTACTTCACGCAAGCAATTGAAGGCATTTGGAAGTTTATTGGCCGTGCTAACAAGTATATTGATGAGACAACCCCTTGGGCTTTGAACAAGGAAGGCAAGAAGGAAGAATTGTCCTTAGTAATGTCCAACTTGGCTGAAAGTTTGCGGATTGTTGCTTTATTAATTGCTCCAATTATGACCAGAACACCAGTAGAAATGTTTAAACAACTTGGTTTAGACTGGGAAAATGCTGACCAAAAGAAACTAGCCTTTGGCGACTACGCTTGGGGCGTTAAGGTAACTGAAAAGCCAACCCCAATATACCCACGTCTAAAGCCAGAAGAAGAAGTTAAGTACATTAAGGATGAGATGGCTAAGGCTAAGCCAAAGAAGCAAAGCCGTAGTGAACAAGGCAAAGACCCAGACATTACCATTGATGATTTTGACAAAGTTAAAATCCAGGTTGGTAAGATTTTGTCAGTTGAGCCAGTTCAAGGATCAAGTAAGTTATTGAAATTCCAACTTGACTTTGGTAACGGTGATGAACGTCAAATCTTGAGTGGCATCCGCAAGTATTATCCAAATGCTAGTGAATTACTTGACCGTAAAGTATTAGCTGTAACTAACTTGAAGCCACGTAAGATGGTTGGCCAATTGAGTCAAGGCATGCTTTTATCCAGTGAGAAGAATGGCGAAGTTAAATTGGCCTTAGTTGGCGATGAACATGAAGTCGGGGCTCAATTAGGTTAA
- a CDS encoding ABC transporter ATP-binding protein, protein MKLSNLTVKYGKHISLNNLSIQLTNNGKIVGILGENGAGKTTLINVIIGRLNRFKGTRTVNESIAYMPDRFFLYENLRIKQAIKLFKQFYPDFDEKRALKILEHFNLNPNMKIHDGSKGNHEEIHLALILSRNTDFYVMDEPLSAIDPINRAAFIEAIENYRRKDSTVLIVTHLLRDLGSMFDEVILMRNGQLLLQDTKKNILTKYSSLEEAYFEEVGR, encoded by the coding sequence ATGAAGCTAAGTAACTTAACTGTTAAATATGGTAAGCATATTTCTTTAAATAATTTAAGTATCCAACTTACTAATAATGGCAAAATTGTCGGTATTCTTGGTGAAAATGGTGCCGGCAAAACGACGCTGATTAATGTAATAATAGGCAGACTAAACCGCTTTAAAGGAACAAGAACAGTTAATGAAAGTATTGCCTATATGCCTGATAGATTTTTCCTTTATGAAAACTTGCGGATTAAACAGGCAATAAAGTTATTTAAGCAGTTTTATCCTGATTTTGATGAAAAGCGTGCTCTGAAAATTCTTGAGCATTTTAACCTTAATCCTAATATGAAAATTCACGATGGTTCTAAGGGGAATCACGAGGAGATTCATTTAGCATTGATTTTATCGAGAAATACGGATTTTTATGTGATGGATGAACCATTATCGGCAATTGATCCAATTAATCGGGCTGCTTTTATTGAAGCGATTGAAAATTATCGCCGAAAAGACAGTACAGTTTTAATCGTTACGCACTTGTTGCGAGATTTGGGTAGCATGTTTGACGAAGTAATCTTGATGAGAAATGGGCAGTTGCTTTTGCAAGATACGAAGAAAAATATCTTAACTAAATATAGCAGCCTTGAAGAAGCTTACTTTGAGGAGGTAGGAAGATGA
- the mgtA gene encoding magnesium-translocating P-type ATPase → MLRKPNNQAESKDLQRVKAIAKETRAETLARLHASSNGLSGKQADKNREEYGSNQIASNKHDSKLRFLAEAFITPFTLVLLVLATLSLFTDYIFVPAGQKDLSTVLIMVTMVLISGITSFIQNIKSSNAVNSLLKMVSVTTDVIRDGKDQEIPTDQVVIGDVIRLGAGDLVPADMRLLSSKDLFCSSSSLNGESSPVEKIATKRPGVGRDRDYLDYPNVLYEGTTIVSGAGLGVVFATGSHTMFGKLAHDIARSDVKNTSFDVGIKNISKLLITMTAIIAPLVLIINGLTKGNWIDALIFAIATAVGLTPEMLPVIVTTNLVKGSVEMSKHGTIVKKMNSIQNFGSADILCTDKTGTLTQDKVVLERHYDLNLRETPKILELGYLNSYYQTGMKNLIDKAIIEAAGDELDVNEIQRDYNKIDEIPFDFSRRRMSVVVENSDREHGEHLLVTKGAAEEMIAVSNRVEVDGQILALTPERKQKVMAKIDNMNDDGLRVIMLGYKPNPAPVGEFSTKDESNLILCGFLAFLDPPKESAKNALAKLKNDGINVKILTGDNEAVTRTVGLQVGLNVDNVYSGADLDGKSPEELAKMVEECNIFVKLSPEDKTKIINLLKQNGHTVGYMGDGINDAPAMKAADVSISVDTAVDIAKESADIILLHKDLNVLEKGVRIGRKVFGNTMKYIKITLSSNFGNILSILVASSFLPFLPMLPLQLLILDLLYGTSCLSLPFDTMSDEYLKQPRTWSTKKLPKFMFYFGPTSSVFDIVTFALLYFIICPRLVGGSYTALSPAQQVAFVALFHTGWFIESLWTQEMVIHALRDRHLPFIQQHATYAVILATFGAGIIGTLLPFSVVADALKFGPMPLSYMWVILGILILYILLTTIVKHFYLKGEKFLI, encoded by the coding sequence ATGCTGAGAAAACCTAATAACCAGGCTGAAAGCAAAGACTTGCAGCGGGTTAAAGCAATTGCCAAGGAGACACGTGCCGAAACGTTGGCACGGCTCCACGCGAGCAGTAACGGGCTATCTGGTAAGCAGGCTGATAAAAATCGTGAGGAATATGGATCGAATCAGATCGCCTCAAACAAACACGATTCTAAGCTGCGCTTTTTGGCCGAGGCGTTTATTACACCGTTTACCTTGGTTCTGTTAGTTCTAGCAACGTTGTCGCTGTTTACTGACTATATTTTTGTTCCGGCTGGACAGAAAGATTTAAGTACAGTGTTAATTATGGTGACAATGGTTTTGATATCTGGGATTACCAGTTTTATCCAGAACATTAAGTCGTCTAATGCCGTTAATTCGCTGCTAAAGATGGTATCAGTTACTACCGATGTTATCCGTGATGGTAAGGACCAAGAAATTCCGACTGACCAAGTGGTTATCGGTGATGTCATTCGGCTTGGAGCAGGGGACTTGGTGCCTGCTGACATGCGTCTGCTTTCAAGTAAGGACCTCTTTTGCTCGTCAAGTTCGCTCAACGGTGAGTCAAGCCCTGTGGAAAAGATTGCCACTAAGAGACCCGGTGTAGGTAGAGACCGCGATTATCTTGATTATCCCAATGTTTTATATGAGGGGACAACGATTGTTTCCGGTGCTGGCCTTGGCGTCGTCTTTGCGACGGGTTCACACACTATGTTTGGCAAGTTGGCTCATGACATTGCCAGAAGTGACGTCAAGAATACATCCTTTGACGTTGGCATTAAAAATATTTCGAAATTATTAATTACCATGACCGCGATTATTGCGCCGCTAGTGCTTATCATTAACGGCTTGACCAAGGGCAACTGGATTGATGCCTTAATCTTCGCGATTGCAACGGCTGTGGGCCTGACCCCAGAAATGTTGCCGGTTATTGTGACGACTAACTTGGTCAAGGGTTCAGTTGAAATGTCCAAGCACGGCACAATTGTTAAAAAGATGAATTCAATTCAAAACTTTGGCTCGGCTGATATACTGTGTACCGACAAGACAGGGACGTTAACGCAGGACAAGGTCGTTTTGGAACGACACTATGATTTAAACTTGCGGGAAACACCTAAAATTTTGGAGCTGGGTTACCTCAATTCTTATTACCAAACAGGGATGAAAAATCTGATTGACAAGGCAATAATTGAGGCGGCTGGTGACGAGCTGGACGTTAACGAAATTCAGCGTGATTATAACAAGATTGATGAAATTCCGTTTGACTTTTCTAGACGGCGCATGAGTGTTGTGGTTGAAAATTCCGACCGTGAACACGGTGAGCACCTCTTGGTAACCAAGGGTGCTGCAGAAGAAATGATTGCTGTTTCTAACCGCGTCGAAGTTGACGGGCAGATTTTGGCATTAACACCTGAGCGTAAGCAAAAGGTCATGGCCAAGATTGATAACATGAATGATGACGGTCTGCGGGTAATTATGCTGGGGTATAAGCCTAATCCTGCACCAGTTGGTGAGTTTTCCACTAAAGATGAAAGCAACTTGATTTTGTGTGGCTTTTTAGCCTTCCTTGATCCACCAAAGGAAAGTGCCAAAAATGCTTTAGCCAAGCTAAAGAATGATGGGATTAATGTCAAAATCCTAACGGGCGACAATGAAGCTGTCACAAGAACGGTTGGTCTGCAAGTTGGGTTAAACGTTGATAATGTGTATTCTGGTGCTGATTTAGATGGCAAGAGTCCTGAAGAATTGGCTAAGATGGTTGAAGAATGCAATATATTTGTTAAGTTGTCACCAGAGGACAAGACGAAGATTATTAATTTGCTCAAGCAAAATGGGCATACAGTTGGCTACATGGGTGACGGCATTAACGATGCTCCCGCAATGAAGGCCGCTGATGTTTCGATTTCTGTTGATACCGCGGTTGATATTGCTAAGGAGTCAGCTGACATTATTTTGCTGCACAAGGATTTGAATGTGCTGGAAAAGGGCGTCAGAATTGGTCGTAAGGTCTTTGGTAACACGATGAAATATATCAAGATTACCTTGTCTTCGAACTTTGGTAACATTTTATCGATTTTAGTTGCTTCATCGTTCTTACCATTCTTGCCGATGTTGCCGCTGCAGTTGTTAATTCTGGACTTACTGTATGGTACTAGTTGCTTGTCACTACCGTTTGATACAATGTCGGATGAATATTTGAAGCAGCCGCGAACTTGGTCAACTAAGAAATTGCCGAAGTTTATGTTTTACTTTGGTCCGACCTCATCGGTCTTTGACATTGTGACGTTTGCATTGCTGTACTTCATAATTTGTCCGCGACTTGTTGGCGGCAGCTATACCGCGCTTTCACCAGCTCAACAAGTTGCCTTTGTGGCCCTGTTTCATACTGGCTGGTTTATTGAGTCGCTGTGGACACAGGAAATGGTTATTCACGCCTTGCGTGATCGCCACTTGCCATTCATTCAGCAGCACGCAACTTATGCAGTCATCTTGGCAACCTTTGGCGCAGGGATCATCGGTACTCTATTGCCATTCTCCGTTGTTGCCGATGCACTCAAGTTTGGTCCAATGCCACTTAGCTACATGTGGGTCATTTTGGGAATTTTGATTCTCTATATTTTATTGACGACAATCGTCAAGCACTTCTATTTAAAAGGTGAAAAATTCTTAATTTAA
- a CDS encoding TPM domain-containing protein: protein MWNNWRINWKTLKTKLTLITVLIGLFCTLTGFSNANIQDNSHVLNHATKALITAKNDRYWQTGEQPQIVVRTLNRIDGLTPKNLAKSKRTVFIIVGTKGKKRNVQIFSSKDLHAAFTADTRGNIIRSQSDQLRSNNKTEFNKGLRFVFRACATTIDQQYQYSFDKYDLTNDERSQIAHPHRLALPIALALVIVVAGLYYFFRHNLQPKNRMQK from the coding sequence ATGTGGAACAATTGGCGCATAAACTGGAAGACGCTGAAAACTAAGCTGACATTAATTACCGTTTTAATTGGACTTTTTTGTACATTAACCGGTTTTTCAAATGCGAATATTCAGGATAATAGTCATGTTTTAAATCATGCGACTAAAGCATTAATTACTGCTAAAAATGACCGTTATTGGCAAACTGGTGAGCAGCCGCAAATTGTGGTTCGCACACTTAACCGAATTGATGGTCTAACACCTAAAAATTTGGCCAAATCGAAGCGGACGGTTTTTATCATTGTTGGTACTAAGGGTAAAAAGCGCAATGTGCAGATCTTTTCGAGTAAAGACTTGCACGCGGCCTTTACGGCGGATACGCGCGGTAATATTATCCGGTCACAATCGGACCAATTGCGCAGCAATAACAAGACCGAGTTTAACAAGGGATTGCGCTTTGTTTTTCGCGCTTGTGCAACCACGATTGACCAGCAATATCAATATTCCTTTGACAAGTATGACCTAACTAATGATGAGCGCTCGCAGATTGCTCACCCTCATCGTTTGGCGCTACCGATTGCTTTGGCGTTAGTCATTGTAGTTGCTGGGTTATACTACTTTTTCCGGCATAATTTGCAACCTAAAAATCGAATGCAAAAGTAG
- a CDS encoding deaminase: MRDRIPWKQYFMMQALVIAQRSTCDRALVGNVLVKDNRIIGTGYNGSVTGAPHCDDVGHQLVDGHCVRTIHSEMNSLIQCARNGVSTDNTEIYVTHFPCYNCAKSLVQAGVKKINYYFDYHDNPLAIALFKDCGVPYEQIKIDRKYVEQLAHKLEDAEN; encoded by the coding sequence ATGCGTGATCGAATTCCGTGGAAACAATATTTTATGATGCAGGCCTTAGTTATTGCTCAGCGTTCAACGTGTGATCGGGCGCTTGTTGGCAATGTGCTAGTTAAAGATAACCGTATTATTGGAACCGGTTATAATGGCTCTGTGACTGGCGCGCCACATTGCGATGATGTTGGCCACCAACTAGTTGATGGGCATTGCGTGCGGACAATTCATTCAGAGATGAATTCACTAATTCAATGTGCTAGAAATGGTGTCTCAACGGACAACACGGAAATCTACGTCACGCATTTTCCTTGTTATAATTGTGCTAAATCCTTAGTTCAGGCTGGAGTTAAAAAAATCAACTATTATTTTGATTATCATGATAATCCACTGGCAATTGCACTATTCAAAGATTGTGGGGTTCCCTATGAGCAAATTAAAATCGACCGCAAGTATGTGGAACAATTGGCGCATAAACTGGAAGACGCTGAAAACTAA
- the trpS gene encoding tryptophan--tRNA ligase: protein MDKKIILTGDRPTGKLHIGHYIGSLKNRVMLQNSGEYQPFIMIADTQALTDNARNPEKIRNSLIQVALDYLAVGIDPEISTIFVQSQISALFELTAYYMDLVTVSRLERNPTVKTEIKQKGFNDSIPVGFLNYPVSQAADITAFKAALVPAGDDQEPMIEQAREIVRTFNRVYNCDVLVEPKGYFPEGGSGRLPGLDGNAKMSKSLNNAIYLSDDAETVQKKVMSMYTDPDHVHVEDPGKIEGNTVFTYLDIFDPDKDKVAQLKADYQKGGLGDVKIKRYLNKVLEAELAPIRERRAKFAQDEDAVYEMLIEGSKKANAVANETLRQVRDAIGLNYFDKR from the coding sequence ATGGATAAGAAAATTATTTTAACAGGTGACCGCCCAACTGGAAAGCTCCACATTGGACACTACATTGGCTCGTTGAAGAACCGGGTAATGCTTCAAAATTCGGGTGAGTATCAACCATTTATTATGATTGCCGACACGCAAGCTTTGACTGACAATGCGCGCAATCCCGAAAAAATCCGCAACAGCCTCATTCAAGTAGCACTAGACTACCTAGCTGTTGGCATTGATCCAGAGATTTCCACGATTTTTGTGCAGTCACAAATTTCGGCATTGTTTGAGTTAACTGCTTACTACATGGACTTGGTAACTGTTAGCCGGCTCGAACGTAATCCAACTGTTAAAACCGAAATTAAGCAAAAAGGCTTTAACGATTCAATTCCAGTTGGCTTTTTGAACTATCCGGTTTCACAAGCAGCTGACATTACTGCCTTTAAAGCAGCACTTGTTCCCGCTGGTGACGATCAGGAACCAATGATTGAGCAAGCTCGGGAAATCGTGCGTACCTTTAACCGTGTGTACAATTGTGATGTCCTAGTTGAGCCTAAGGGCTACTTCCCAGAAGGTGGCAGCGGTCGGTTGCCGGGTCTTGACGGCAATGCCAAGATGTCCAAGTCATTAAACAATGCCATTTACTTGTCGGACGATGCAGAGACAGTGCAAAAGAAGGTTATGTCAATGTACACCGATCCAGATCACGTTCACGTTGAGGATCCGGGTAAGATTGAGGGCAACACTGTTTTCACATATCTTGATATTTTTGATCCTGATAAGGATAAGGTAGCGCAATTGAAGGCAGATTACCAAAAAGGTGGTCTGGGTGATGTCAAAATTAAGCGTTACTTAAACAAAGTTTTAGAAGCAGAATTAGCACCAATTCGTGAGCGGCGAGCAAAATTTGCCCAAGATGAAGATGCTGTTTATGAAATGTTAATTGAGGGCTCGAAGAAGGCTAATGCAGTTGCTAACGAGACATTACGACAAGTCCGGGATGCAATTGGCTTAAATTACTTTGACAAGAGGTAA
- a CDS encoding SLAP domain-containing protein: protein MKLNKKILFSSIAGILTLGAGFPVSQRLKSTPVAAATTSNNSTLKLIHGAYVYNKKGKRLTKYRGSWSNTHLHKGTSVKYTGAIQPIEKDSKQYYLLNDDNYNQSWLPYKKIKGKYYYSIGHGGYINAANVNEINGQPLYVANATVTVKISGSAAKNFSIGAGDNKIKIKNGMKLKVDYIFSDTAGNGFSNFYHVANTDSTSIVARLVKGQPRQRLATKTKGTFIQFTQATPAYSIKSILNPDPNQKTITINKDLVDYKQVIVSVYIWDTQDNKAELFYRLANDNSNDTLSVANALENNLFYIKAANVKYISGPQLTPINTPEEAKTDAKIATASDKQGLQKLIDQEKAITASSNYKNEDFVNTYKVQYDRALKMAKDVTSSTTASITEVEEATWLLNRAQDQLKNADKTSIDLHIDAYPANY from the coding sequence ATGAAATTAAACAAAAAAATCCTTTTTAGCTCTATTGCTGGTATTTTGACTTTAGGAGCTGGATTCCCAGTATCACAGCGACTCAAATCCACACCCGTTGCTGCAGCAACAACATCCAACAATAGCACTCTAAAATTAATTCACGGTGCTTATGTCTATAATAAAAAGGGTAAGCGGCTAACAAAATATCGTGGCAGTTGGTCTAACACTCACTTACACAAAGGTACAAGTGTTAAATATACCGGAGCGATCCAGCCTATCGAAAAAGACAGCAAGCAATACTATCTATTAAATGATGACAACTACAATCAATCATGGTTACCTTATAAAAAAATTAAGGGCAAATATTATTACAGCATTGGTCATGGTGGTTACATTAATGCAGCCAATGTAAATGAAATTAACGGTCAACCACTTTATGTAGCAAATGCTACTGTTACTGTTAAAATATCAGGATCTGCAGCAAAAAATTTCAGTATCGGAGCAGGAGATAATAAAATCAAAATCAAAAACGGTATGAAGTTAAAAGTAGATTATATCTTTTCTGATACTGCTGGTAATGGATTCTCTAATTTTTATCATGTTGCCAACACTGATAGCACTAGTATTGTGGCAAGGTTAGTCAAAGGACAGCCTCGACAAAGATTGGCAACCAAAACAAAAGGTACTTTTATTCAATTTACGCAAGCTACACCTGCCTATAGTATCAAAAGCATTTTAAACCCTGATCCTAACCAAAAAACTATAACTATAAACAAAGACCTAGTTGATTACAAACAAGTAATAGTGTCCGTTTATATTTGGGATACTCAAGACAACAAAGCTGAATTATTCTATCGTTTAGCAAACGATAATAGTAACGATACATTAAGCGTAGCCAACGCACTTGAAAACAATCTTTTCTATATCAAAGCTGCAAACGTTAAATATATTTCAGGCCCACAATTAACGCCAATCAATACTCCTGAAGAAGCTAAAACTGACGCTAAAATTGCCACTGCTAGTGACAAACAAGGCTTACAAAAGTTGATCGATCAAGAAAAAGCAATTACAGCTAGTTCTAACTATAAAAATGAAGACTTCGTAAATACCTATAAAGTTCAATATGATAGAGCTTTAAAAATGGCCAAAGATGTCACTTCTTCAACAACAGCAAGCATTACTGAGGTTGAAGAAGCTACTTGGCTGCTAAACAGAGCCCAAGATCAACTTAAAAACGCAGATAAAACATCAATTGACTTACATATTGATGCATATCCTGCTAATTATTGA
- a CDS encoding helveticin J family class III bacteriocin, producing the protein MDTITNSKISLAANLTTGGSKGVYQNVVQKGNITNSYVYAMQLHNKNGVELNSVLRAARNSSATKPINYGPSLLNMKGLAGGHSQTWEFAGRQGTGEWFIGTKGKLTDTLNHDGINWATQIARVKVPSVATTYTTNTELPRLSNLANAGNYSINLKRSEAAVSPDYTYFLVATTDLYNNGYFSLYYLDDINTALDHNGKKNVDIKTLPCISSFEVQGLAKNIVGSIQGYDIDENKNIYISSELHPDKGGNSKTRHIYKIPWGKTEKQLDEWKDLNLNGNSEIEYKGYATEFESIQVIGENHVYLTVAYHGYNKEGSWKTLNNLIYEIQW; encoded by the coding sequence ATGGACACAATTACAAATTCAAAAATTTCTTTAGCTGCTAATTTAACAACTGGAGGAAGCAAAGGCGTTTATCAAAACGTCGTTCAAAAAGGGAATATTACTAATAGCTATGTTTACGCTATGCAATTACATAATAAAAATGGTGTTGAACTTAATTCTGTGCTTAGAGCTGCAAGAAATTCTTCAGCTACAAAACCAATTAACTATGGTCCATCTTTGTTAAACATGAAAGGTTTAGCTGGAGGTCACAGTCAAACTTGGGAATTTGCAGGTAGACAAGGTACAGGAGAATGGTTTATTGGTACTAAAGGCAAACTCACAGATACTCTTAATCATGATGGAATTAATTGGGCCACCCAAATTGCCAGAGTAAAAGTACCATCGGTTGCAACAACATATACTACCAACACTGAACTACCACGATTATCTAATCTTGCCAATGCCGGCAACTACAGTATTAATTTGAAACGTTCAGAAGCTGCAGTTTCACCAGATTATACTTATTTTTTAGTTGCTACTACTGATCTTTATAATAACGGATACTTTTCATTGTATTACCTTGATGATATCAATACGGCCTTAGATCATAATGGAAAAAAGAACGTTGATATTAAAACATTACCTTGTATTTCAAGCTTTGAAGTACAAGGTTTGGCTAAAAATATCGTAGGTTCAATTCAAGGCTATGATATTGACGAAAATAAAAACATTTATATTTCTAGTGAATTACATCCGGACAAAGGTGGAAATTCAAAAACACGTCATATTTATAAAATTCCATGGGGAAAAACTGAAAAACAACTGGATGAATGGAAAGACCTTAACTTGAATGGAAATTCCGAAATCGAATACAAAGGTTACGCAACTGAATTCGAAAGTATACAAGTTATTGGAGAAAATCATGTTTATTTAACAGTGGCATACCATGGATATAATAAAGAAGGCTCATGGAAAACGTTAAATAATCTAATTTACGAAATTCAATGGTAA